In Bremerella cremea, a genomic segment contains:
- a CDS encoding helix-turn-helix transcriptional regulator, with amino-acid sequence MKNVEDEQMDRTRTAFHPKDFLNKEQTAEHFSVSKRTLERWVESGEFPSPFKIGGFCYWHLPALTQWGIARFMDENSALANRMSSVSSIENPFAVPCSESLTKVEERRQRMSKRAIGSKDFSPVTVTRRIKNTPMLQN; translated from the coding sequence ATGAAGAACGTAGAAGACGAGCAAATGGACCGTACCCGTACCGCATTCCACCCAAAGGATTTTTTGAATAAGGAGCAGACTGCTGAGCATTTTAGTGTCAGCAAGCGTACCCTGGAACGTTGGGTGGAATCAGGTGAATTTCCCTCGCCATTCAAAATCGGCGGATTCTGCTATTGGCATCTTCCCGCGCTAACGCAATGGGGAATCGCGCGTTTCATGGATGAGAATTCAGCGCTGGCGAATAGAATGTCTTCAGTTTCATCAATTGAAAACCCATTTGCTGTCCCATGCTCAGAATCTTTGACAAAGGTGGAAGAGCGTAGGCAGAGAATGTCAAAAAGAGCCATTGGAAGTAAGGACTTCTCTCCGGTAACGGTGACGAGAAGGATCAAAAATACTCCGATGTTACAAAATTGA
- a CDS encoding TlpA family protein disulfide reductase: MMKIVLALLLPAFLASSLGAAEAETIALSQAAVSLAYVIATHARPQVTPLVPPQPETASSAQLASYHAAYEAYTKQGRPMVVMVTATWCPYCPQVKGELAAMQRDQQLGNASLVILDYDQQSTLAQSVMGKHRSLPFVALFTHEAKRPRTYRQVSTKQLKQYLQPKTIGQAN; this comes from the coding sequence ATGATGAAAATCGTTCTGGCTTTACTCCTCCCTGCTTTCCTGGCAAGTTCGCTGGGCGCGGCAGAAGCGGAAACCATCGCTCTCTCTCAGGCAGCGGTGTCTTTGGCTTATGTCATCGCCACTCACGCTCGCCCGCAGGTTACGCCTCTGGTACCACCCCAGCCTGAGACCGCTTCCTCCGCACAACTAGCCAGCTACCACGCGGCGTACGAAGCCTATACCAAGCAAGGTCGCCCGATGGTCGTCATGGTCACCGCAACGTGGTGCCCCTATTGCCCGCAAGTGAAAGGCGAGTTGGCAGCAATGCAGCGCGACCAACAGTTGGGGAACGCTTCGCTGGTGATCCTCGATTACGACCAACAAAGCACCTTGGCTCAAAGCGTAATGGGCAAGCATCGCAGCCTACCCTTTGTGGCGCTGTTCACCCACGAAGCGAAGCGACCGCGCACTTATCGCCAAGTCTCCACCAAACAGCTCAAACAATACCTACAGCCGAAAACCATTGGGCAAGCGAATTAA
- a CDS encoding carbonic anhydrase family protein, which produces MPVIGTQQSPIRINTSETLLVCQPQRIFQVCYQQGVPCTGKFDMAGTGHGNLVLQPPYPKVKYQGDCFELRKVHIHLKSEHLIDSDDPKDYEVHLLHLPEGSTAGTDPKVVIGILYRHDPNVESGGGLEWLEKALRSQEEKGLRRSKNDGGDCSSKPFEFEPLWFFPSQGDANDVENWFHYQGSLTSEPFSEDVSWFVMKNESVINKDRIGRIEQCAEQHARTVYALNRRFILRSFEQGECFREE; this is translated from the coding sequence ATGCCAGTAATCGGAACCCAGCAGTCCCCAATTCGAATCAACACTTCGGAAACCCTGCTCGTCTGCCAGCCACAACGCATTTTTCAGGTTTGCTATCAACAAGGAGTCCCCTGTACTGGCAAATTCGATATGGCCGGCACTGGGCACGGCAATCTGGTGCTACAACCACCTTACCCGAAGGTGAAATACCAGGGAGATTGCTTCGAATTGCGGAAGGTTCACATTCACTTAAAATCAGAACATCTCATCGATTCGGACGACCCAAAAGACTACGAAGTCCATCTGCTGCATCTGCCGGAAGGGAGCACGGCCGGGACCGATCCGAAAGTGGTGATTGGCATCCTCTATCGGCACGATCCCAACGTAGAATCAGGCGGAGGCTTGGAATGGCTCGAAAAGGCACTCCGGTCTCAGGAAGAAAAAGGGCTCAGACGCAGTAAGAACGATGGTGGCGATTGTTCTAGCAAGCCATTTGAATTCGAGCCGTTATGGTTCTTTCCCAGTCAAGGCGACGCAAACGATGTAGAAAACTGGTTTCACTATCAGGGCTCACTAACCAGCGAACCTTTTTCCGAAGACGTCAGCTGGTTTGTCATGAAGAATGAAAGCGTGATCAATAAAGACCGCATCGGCAGAATCGAGCAATGCGCCGAACAACATGCCCGAACAGTCTACGCCTTAAACCGCCGCTTCATTTTGCGTAGCTTCGAGCAAGGTGAGTGTTTTAGAGAAGAATAA
- a CDS encoding helix-turn-helix domain-containing protein — MNQGRKLDNALVQRIQRMHNSGSPKRTIARVLGVSYNTVSKYSDQSNRARPPESPQVKTKPSTAAQTDRAASTRSSPRT, encoded by the coding sequence ATGAATCAAGGCCGCAAGCTCGACAACGCACTTGTCCAACGTATCCAGCGTATGCACAACTCTGGCTCACCCAAACGAACCATCGCCCGCGTCTTAGGCGTAAGCTACAACACGGTCAGCAAGTACAGCGACCAGAGCAATCGTGCGAGGCCGCCAGAATCGCCCCAGGTTAAAACAAAACCGAGCACTGCAGCCCAAACCGACCGAGCTGCATCGACCAGGTCATCACCCCGCACATAG
- a CDS encoding GNAT family N-acetyltransferase has product MIEIRPMTETEVRQLVAWAGDEGWNPGLNDADLFWRLDRNGFLAVCENREFVGGGAVIRHSEAFGFMGLFIVDKPYRGKGLGTQLWFARRDRLLAQLSPNGSIGLDGVDAMVPFYANGGFEIFTRHRRFLLAQPAATAKRSEMIVPLDTLPLAKVAEYDRQCFPAYREIYLGHWINQPNAVSLGYVEEGVLLGFGVARPCLVGYKIGPLFADSPDVADELLQAFQLQLSSQPLLLDAPDNNPDAVDLCLKYRMEEVFGCTRMYHGPPPEIASEKIFGITTMEVG; this is encoded by the coding sequence ATGATCGAAATTCGTCCGATGACCGAAACGGAGGTTCGCCAGTTGGTCGCTTGGGCTGGCGACGAAGGGTGGAATCCAGGGCTGAACGATGCCGATCTTTTTTGGCGGCTCGATCGAAATGGTTTCTTAGCTGTTTGCGAGAATCGAGAATTCGTCGGCGGGGGCGCGGTCATTCGCCACAGTGAGGCGTTTGGTTTTATGGGGTTGTTTATTGTCGATAAGCCATATCGCGGAAAAGGGCTGGGCACGCAGTTGTGGTTTGCCCGCCGCGATCGCTTGCTCGCGCAACTTTCGCCTAACGGTTCGATTGGGCTGGATGGCGTCGACGCGATGGTTCCGTTTTATGCCAACGGTGGCTTTGAGATCTTCACCCGGCATCGCCGCTTTTTACTCGCCCAACCTGCCGCAACGGCGAAACGAAGCGAGATGATCGTACCGCTCGATACACTTCCCTTGGCGAAGGTAGCCGAGTACGACCGACAATGCTTTCCGGCGTATCGCGAGATCTACCTTGGGCATTGGATCAATCAACCTAACGCCGTTTCGCTGGGCTATGTGGAAGAAGGAGTACTGCTCGGCTTCGGTGTCGCGCGGCCTTGCCTGGTGGGATACAAAATAGGCCCCCTATTCGCGGACTCGCCGGATGTGGCTGACGAACTGTTGCAGGCATTTCAGCTGCAACTGAGTAGCCAACCGCTGCTGCTGGATGCCCCCGACAACAACCCCGACGCGGTCGATCTTTGCCTGAAATACCGCATGGAAGAAGTCTTCGGCTGCACGCGAATGTACCACGGCCCACCGCCAGAGATTGCCTCTGAAAAGATCTTCGGAATCACGACTATGGAGGTAGGTTGA
- the terL gene encoding phage terminase large subunit — MKRLSSKVLKAAKHSRGPGQILVPKPMPHQLSLLRDPHRHKTAVCGRRWGKTGAGLPAVIYGHGDQNPSSKQHLKGAIDGGTIWWIAPTFGITRKIERDLIHSFQASGLEYQKTQRRIELRSGGSITLKTAASPTSLRGDGLDGIVYDEAAFAPEDSWREALRPALADKRGWSLFLTSPNGPNWVKERFDRDGLDPQFKSWQCPSSENPLMTPDEIESLRIEIGDRAFQQEVLAQFVDTEGAEFAGAYFQNPNFWFDDDPPESEVCLRVMGLDPSKGKDDRADYTALIMAKLTRAGHLYIDADIERRDLTTIANITVDHAFHFQPCGIVVETNQFQELLVMELKRVVAARGIEMFPVHEFTNTTNKITRIRAMLTPYLARGELHFKRRSHGANRLVQQLKEFPTGRHDDGPDALEMTIRLISHLNNGGCFNR; from the coding sequence ATGAAACGATTAAGCAGCAAGGTCTTGAAAGCCGCTAAGCATTCGCGGGGACCAGGCCAGATTTTGGTTCCCAAACCGATGCCGCATCAACTCTCCTTGCTCCGCGATCCGCACCGGCACAAAACGGCCGTGTGTGGTCGTCGTTGGGGCAAAACAGGAGCGGGCCTGCCGGCGGTGATCTACGGTCATGGCGACCAAAATCCTAGTAGCAAACAGCATTTGAAAGGGGCAATCGATGGCGGCACCATCTGGTGGATCGCGCCGACGTTTGGCATCACGCGAAAGATCGAACGCGACTTGATCCACAGCTTTCAAGCATCCGGGCTCGAGTACCAAAAAACACAACGCCGCATCGAACTACGCAGCGGCGGAAGCATCACCCTGAAGACAGCCGCTTCCCCTACGAGCCTGCGTGGCGATGGGCTCGACGGTATCGTTTACGACGAAGCCGCGTTCGCCCCGGAAGATTCATGGCGCGAAGCGCTGCGCCCTGCCCTGGCCGACAAACGAGGCTGGTCTCTTTTTCTCACCTCCCCCAACGGACCCAACTGGGTGAAAGAACGCTTCGATCGAGATGGCCTCGACCCTCAATTCAAATCGTGGCAATGCCCTTCTAGCGAGAACCCCTTGATGACGCCCGACGAAATTGAATCGCTCCGCATCGAAATTGGCGATCGTGCGTTTCAGCAAGAGGTGCTCGCCCAGTTTGTCGATACCGAAGGAGCCGAGTTCGCCGGCGCTTACTTTCAAAACCCAAACTTCTGGTTCGACGACGATCCACCTGAAAGCGAAGTCTGCCTGCGCGTGATGGGGCTTGATCCGTCGAAGGGAAAAGATGATCGCGCGGACTATACGGCGTTGATCATGGCCAAGCTAACGCGGGCTGGGCATCTCTACATCGACGCCGATATCGAGCGCCGCGATCTGACCACCATTGCCAACATCACCGTCGACCATGCGTTCCACTTTCAGCCATGCGGCATCGTGGTGGAAACCAATCAATTTCAGGAACTGCTGGTGATGGAGCTGAAGCGGGTTGTCGCCGCGCGCGGAATCGAAATGTTTCCCGTTCACGAGTTCACCAACACCACCAACAAAATCACCCGTATCCGCGCCATGCTGACTCCTTACTTGGCGCGTGGTGAACTCCATTTCAAACGCCGCAGCCATGGTGCCAATCGCTTGGTGCAGCAGTTGAAAGAGTTCCCCACCGGTCGCCACGACGACGGCCCCGACGCCCTCGAAATGACAATCCGCTTGATATCGCACTTGAACAACGGAGGATGCTTTAATCGATGA